AGGCAACCAGTTTGTGCAGGCTCATCGCGGTTGATTCGGTTTCAGCGCGCAAAAGTTCATCAAAACCAACAAGCAGCCTTCGTCTGTTTCTGCCATAGAATAACGCCCCCTCCGGGACGCTGGCACCAAGCATTTCTTCAAGGCAGATAGCCTGGGCGCAGAGCTGTACCTTGTCCCAATTTTCTTTTTTAGTCTTGCCGCGTTTGTATTCAACAGGAAAGGGAATCCAGTTCCCGTCTTCCTGCCGGTGAAACTCAACCACGTCGGCCTTGCCGATCAATCCAAGACGCAGAGACCGGAGAGGCAGCCCGTGGTCAATGCGAAGACCGCCCCTTGTTT
The nucleotide sequence above comes from Pseudomonadota bacterium. Encoded proteins:
- the cas4 gene encoding CRISPR-associated protein Cas4, producing MYSEDDLLPLSALQHYLFCKRQCALIHVEQQWVENLFTAEGRIMHERVDQSGGETRGGLRIDHGLPLRSLRLGLIGKADVVEFHRQEDGNWIPFPVEYKRGKTKKENWDKVQLCAQAICLEEMLGASVPEGALFYGRNRRRLLVGFDELLRAETESTAMSLHKLVASGKTPRPVYTKLCDSCSFVDVCRPKTLEKRKRIDEYLFRL